A region of Carassius auratus strain Wakin chromosome 23, ASM336829v1, whole genome shotgun sequence DNA encodes the following proteins:
- the ncoa6 gene encoding nuclear receptor coactivator 6 isoform X1: MAHQLSLDAQSPRAVPLTDHDSGVEDEDDGSHSPTTTSTIFVAFKGNMNDEDFQEKLDTILHGMPDMLLLGTQRLEPERVEPWNSVRVTFNIPREAAERLRLLAQNNQQQLRDLGILSVQIEGEGAINVAVGQGRSQEVRVNGPLGAPGQMRMDVVFPMQQGQAGMRMNNPSVSMMPPGANMAAQGMVPNSAGPMQPRAPRPPSQTDTMDPMLSGLALQQQQLQHPHVGHGPLSNLGPQGHHMQAIQANRQLNPAALQQLQQQQLQQQQHQQQQVQMAQLGGARGPFNPSNQMPVPPGWNQLPSGVLQPPPVQGPMGPGWRKAPPQPQMGQRQPSLASVQTPNHPPPPYPFGSQQAGPVFSTMAQHQLQQQQQQQTGANQFATPQPKVLQGAPGVVVSRAPPPLPPSSAPQGSLTAKSPGSSSSPFQQGSPGTPPMIGQGQLGPRPTTPQGFPQGVGSPGRAVMGQQGNIQPGFMSIPQHGQVPQGGMGGMPKRMPVGFQNAPVNQNFGQGQVTTTGAGSTPQIQNSQSIANTGVQSSVPVPNHMQSNPLQVAALTHHSGMPAQPPGTTSGGSMGQPQQGLQTQMMGVPQSQHQTQVVASTQSQMAQSQTGGQTVLSRPVNNGQRGMTPPKQMMPPQGQGIMQNQNQLGGGQGHQALMLQQQQQQQQQQQQQHQQQQQQQQQQQQQQQQQQQQQQQQQQQQQQQQQQQQQQQQQQQQQQQQQNAMMEHIVASQIQGNKQAFGPKGQPGVMQGQIMRGPSPNIQGNIPQFQSQMGQQQMTQQQNQQQQMAHLQQQQQLQQQQLQQQQLQQQQLQQQQLQLQHQQPQQAQMQQQQLQQPHQQMVQQQSQQIPMNGNPNQALGMHGSHMRLPGNHHLVQQQLQQKQQQQQVMLQQQQAGQLHQHQLGDSSGNADISQQMVPELQNPQQQQGMLGNSQHMQVGNGHFPGHGMSFNPQFAGQMPIGGPCGQVGGFPVNKDVTLTSPLLVNLLQSDISASQFGPGGKQGTGAVAAANQVKPKKKKPPRKKKPKVEEGQQSTDSLCGLDSLPHGMEEVEMQGLGGDQGGGIDSNSKLSDFASRPGLPGQSGDQRVLQQMPMQFMPPQQQQQQQIQQMQQQQQLQQQQQQQQQQQIQQQQMQQQHQQIQQQQMQQQQMQMQSMHGPQGQAGTSQGPHHVQTQIHSQQSMQIQQQQQPQHQQQQLQSQPQQQQQQAQHQQQQQQQQQQQQQHQQQQQQMMMMLKMHQEAKNRMTLQQGGHMQKSLVNPNDPSQRMPVSQPGNMPVMIDLQGHGGVPPSPDKARGMPLMVNPTLTGQARRTPHSEVGQPTPSEETPGTHSMQDRGPLEISQQSGNGNQPMIPNQGPNTHLMKSVPLSVPHQPGASPQQQSQQVSAMAGSHNIHFSSAPAASQSSRPKTPNRASPRPYHHPLTPTNRPPSTEPSEINLSPERLNASIAGLFPPKINIPLPPRQPNLNRGFDQQGLNPTTLKAIGQAPPNLANLPVNNNTSGNNNGPQSYSSGGGMVSSGGKQDKQTGVGHIKRASPSNSRRSSPASNRKAATPSPGRQKGAKTSLTSPPHPQQMMVSPQNVMVSPNSVLPTTSASLPSAGPGESQQSLNSLQTLPGSTDAIRDGQVVTTQAEQNQAVQFREQSTPKMASPRVPSQEPKRQELSNLVEQRAEDKQQHRTTPQHDHGSAVTPFRDAPTSLNQLLDNTGNPSLSVKSQNNPQVGGEPVQKESPHAPPAQENQPNPLVSQSTNIATSLSTSETDQKPKPASVSSPNLVASSSANLQSVSAVSSVSSNQTVLLSLTSIPNPSVGSNHNLIPISNASQTVLQRPISSVTTPQNQITVFVTSNPISSATNTASVVPPAVVSKVLAVPNKNIRPPDIRQQNPTQTRPQFIAGSVYSIFQATPVSSSANVMSQPVTMVGPIVSANIQLTPTPVLTTSQPSAQASTSVLKTSPAVSIAATQQSRTVIGQLQVQVPTNKFPHVNVVPSPQQPGPGGPKQESVSEASGPKSSPVGQSALHYGMSLPFQQLLASPPACSSPGATAVAGRSPLSPTTSLAKSSPVQTVVSKSTTPSISSSNSDDQKERTPVTQIGKTLDVATTKASCAVTSEMVSALQPTAPVTIPAAQIVSQQSALSPKVSSPEPVPTPSPVPTSTASSNMPPPASTPGMVHLSSPVATSSPPSSLPAVIVSEPTAAPGPPTTTSGSSTATNAQLSGEEQPSLVETSGPDSAETKAIVDAPGISAHPEAPQEDQASCGQAGQGVTTVAEQGWAKKRKTPVILAPRDTRATTEKAKGPSRRSSRTDKEPEEEASDSGQRKRVARPGSASSNTGKGAESSTGASPTQAKRRKSK, from the exons ATGGCGCATCAGCTGTCCCTGGATGCTCAATCCCCTCGAGCCGTCCCGCTCACGGATCACGACTCCGGCGTGGAAGATGAAGACGATGGCTCCCACAGCCCTACCACAACCTCCACCATCTTTGTTGCCTTCAAAGGGAACATGAATGACGAGGACTTTCAGGAGAAGCTGGATACCATCTTACACGGGATGCCTGATATGCTCTTACTAG GTACTCAGAGGCTCGAACCCGAGCGCGTGGAGCCGTGGAACAGCGTGCGTGTCACTTTCAACATCCCCCGAGAGGCAGCCGAGCGCCTGCGCCTCCTGGCTCAAAACAACCAGCAGCAGCTGCGGGATCTGGGCATCCTCTCTGTGCAGATTGAAG GTGAAGGAGCCATTAACGTTGCGGTTGGACAGGGCCGAAGTCAAGAAGTAAGGGTGAATGGACCCCTTGGTGCTCCTGGCCAGATGAGAATGGATGTTGTGTTCCCTATGCAGCAGGGCCAGG CTGGAATGCGTATGAATAACCCTTCGGTGTCCATGATGCCTCCTGGGGCTAATATGGCAGCACAGGGAATGGTACCGAATAGTGCTGGACCAATGCAGCCAAGAGCACCAAGACCACCTTCACAGACCG ACACAATGGATCCCATGCTTTCAGGGCTGGCCTTACAGCAACAACAACTCCAACATCCTCATGTAGGACATGGTCCACTTAGTAACTTAGGCCCACAAGGACATCACATGCAAGCCATTCAAGCAAATCGACAGCTAAATCCAGCAGCCCTACAGCaacttcaacaacaacaacttcagcaacaacaacaccaacaacaGCAGGTTCAGATGGCCCAACTAGGTGGTGCACGTGGTCCTTTCAACCCCTCCAACCAGATGCCTGTACCCCCTGGCTGGAACCAGTTGCCTTCTGGGGTTCTCCAACCACCACCGGTCCAAGGTCCTATGGGACCAGGTTGGAGAAAAGCCCCACCACAGCCACAAATGGGGCAGCGTCAACCCTCTTTGGCATCTGTTCAGACGCCCAATCATCCACCACCACCGTATCCATTTGGAAGCCAGCAGGCCGGACCGGTTTTCAGTACAATGGCACAACATCAGttgcaacaacagcagcagcagcagacagGGGCAAACCAGTTTGCAACCCCTCAGCCCAAAGTCCTTCAGGGAGCACCAGGTGTAGTTGTTTCAAGAGCGCCGCCTCCTCTGCCTCCCTCCTCTGCCCCTCAAGGAAGTCTCACAGCCAAGTCCCCTGGTTCGTCATCATCTCCTTTCCAACAGGGCTCACCTGGAACACCTCCAATGATAGGACAGGGGCAACTTGGTCCGCGTCCCACGACCCCTCAGGGTTTCCCACAAGGTGTTGGATCTCCAGGAAGAGCTGTGATGGGCCAGCAAGGAAACATTCAGCCCGGCTTTATGAGTATTCCACAACATGGACAGGTTCCCCAAGGTGGAATGGGAG gTATGCCCAAACGAATGCCAGTGGGGTTCCAAAATGCTCCTGTTAATCAGAACTTCGGACAAGGACAGGTTACTACCACTGGAGCAGGTAGTACACCTCAAATACAAAATAGTCAGAGCATAGCAAACACTG GCGTCCAGTCATCGGTCCCAGTGCCAAATCATATGCAGTCAAATCCCCTTCAAGTTGCTGCACTGACTCACCACAGTGGCATGCCAGCTCAACCTCCAGGCACCACCTCAGGAGGTAGTATGGGGCAACCTCAGCAAGGTCTTCAGACTCAAATGATGGGTGTACCACAATCACAACATCAAACACAGGTTGTAGCTTCCACTCAAAGTCAAATGGCACAAAGCCAAACAGGAGGCCAGACTGTTTTGTCCAGGCCAGTGAATAACGGGCAGCGAGGAATGACCCCTCCTAAGCAAATGATGCCACCACAAGGTCAAGGGATCATGCAGAACCAAAATCAGCTGGGTGGAGGACAGGGACATCAGGCTTTAAtgcttcagcagcagcagcagcagcaacaacaacaacaacaacaacatcagcagcagcagcagcaacaacaacaacagcagcagcagcaacaacaacagcagcaacaacaacaacaacagcagcagcagcagcaacaacaacaacagcaacagcagcagcagcagcagcagcaacaacaacaacaacagcagcaaaatGCTATGATGGAACACATTGTAGCTAGTCAGATACAGGGTAACAAGCAGGCCTTTGGCCCAAAGGGTCAACCTGGTGTAATGCAAGGCCAGATAATGAGAGGTCCTTCACCTAATATTCAAGGTAATATACCGCAGTTTCAATCTCAGATGGGGCAGCAACAAATGACTCAACAACAGAATCAGCAACAACAAATGGCTCATTTACAGCAACAGCAGCAATTACAGCAACAGCAGTTACAACAACAGCAGTTACAACAACAGCAGTTACAACAGCAACAACTACAGCTGCAACACCAGCAGCCACAACAAGCACAAATGCAACAACAACAGCTACAGCAACCCCATCAGCAAATGGTACAACAACAGTCTCAGCAAATTCCAATGAATGGCAACCCCAACCAAGCATTAGGGATGCATGGGTCTCACATGCGACTTCCGGGAAATCATCATTTAGTACAACAACAGCTtcagcaaaaacaacagcaacagcagGTGATGCTGCAGCAGCAACAGGCTGGTCAGCTACATCAACACCAGTTAGGAGATAGTAGTGGAAATGCTGATATCAGCCAACAGATGGTTCCAGAGCTGCAGAATCCACAACAACAGCAGGGTATGTTGGGAAATTCTCAACATATGCAGGTTGGGAATGGTCATTTTCCTGGTCATGGTATGTCCTTCAATCCTCAGTTTGCTGGTCAGATGCCAATAGGCGGCCCGTGTGGGCAAGTGGGTGGATTTCCAGTAAACAAGGATGTGACACTAACCAGTCCCTTGTTAGTAAATCTTCTCCAAAGTGATATTTCTGCCAGCCAGTTTGGTCCTGGTGGGAAGCAAGGAACAGGTGCGGTTGCTGCTGCTAACCAGGTCAAGCCTAAAAAGAAGAAACCTCCCCGTAAGAAGAAGCCAAAAGTAGAGGAAGGACAACAGTCTACTGACAGTCTGTG TGGTCTGGATTCACTGCCTCATGGAatggaggaagtagagatgcaAGGGTTGGGAGGCGACCAAGGGGGTGGCATTGACTCGAACTCAAAACTTTCTGATTTCGCTAGTCGACCAG GTCTGCCTGGTCAGTCTGGAGATCAAAGGGTATTACAGCAAATGCCAATGCAGTTTATGCCTCcacaacagcagcaacaacaacagataCAGcaaatgcagcagcagcagcagttacaacaacagcagcagcagcagcagcaacaacaaataCAGCAGCAACAGATGCAACAACAGCATCAACAGATCCAGCAGCAGCAAATGCAACAGCAACAAATGCagatgcagagtatgcatggtcCTCAAGGTCAAGCTGGAACATCACAAGGACCCCATCATGTCCAGACCCAGATTCATTCACAACAGTCAATGcagatacaacaacaacaacaaccacaacatcaacaacaacaactgcagtCACAGccacaacagcaacaacaacaggcGCAGcatcagcagcaacaacagcagcagcagcaacaacaacaacaacatcagcagcaacaacaacaaatgatGATGATGCTTAAAATGCATCAGGAAGCTAAAAATCGAATGACACTACAGCAAGGTGGGCACATGCAAAAGAGTTTAGTCAATCCTAATGATCCATCTCAGAGAATGCCTGTATCACAGCCAGGCAACATGCCTGTAATGATTGATCTTCAAGGGCATGGAGGTGTTCCACCTTCTCCTGATAAAGCCAGAGGAATGCCACTCATGGTAAATCCAACTCTGACTGGACAAGCAAGAAGGACACCCCATTCAGAGGTCGGACAACCAACACCATCAGAGGAAACCCCTGGAACCCATAGCATGCAGGACCGGGGACCCCTTGAAATTAGTCAACAGTCAGGAAATGGAAATCAACCAATGATTCCCAATCAAGGTCCTAATACTCATTTAATGAAATCTGTGCCATTATCAGTGCCCCACCAGCCAGGAGCAAGTCCCCAACAGCAGTCCCAGCAAGTGTCAGCAATGGCTGGCTCCCATAATATTCACTTTTCTAGTGCTCCTGCAGCTTCCCAAAGTTCCCGCCCTAAAACCCCTAACCGAGCCAGTCCTCGGCCATATCACCACCCTTTAACTCCAACCAACCGTCCACCTAGTACTGAACCCTCTGAAATAAATCTGTCCCCTGAGAGACTGAATGCCTCTATCGCTGGTCTTTTCCCTCCAAAAATTAACATTCCTCTGCCACCGCGGCAGCCAAATCTTAATCGAGGTTTTGATCAGCAAGGACTCAACCCAACTACACTTAAAGCAATTGGCCAGGCTCCACCCAACCTTGCAAATCTTCCTGTCAACAATAATACCAGTGGCAACAATAATGGCCCACAGTCTTATTCATCAGGTGGTGGCATGGTAAGCTCCGgaggaaaacaagacaaacagaCCGGTGTTGGGCACATTAAAAGAGCTAGTCCAAGTAATAGTCGTCGATCTAGCCCTGCCTCAAATAGAAAAGCTGCCACCCCAAGCCCAGGAAGACAGAAGGGTGCCAAAACATCACTGACATCACCTCCACATCCACAGCAAATGATGGTTAGTCCACAGAACGTGATGGTTAGTCCCAACTCAGTGCTCCCAACTACCTCTGCATCTTTGCCATCAGCAGGACCTGGAGAATCACAACAGAGTTTAAATTCTCTGCAAACCCTACCTGGTAGTACCGATGCAATTAGAGATGGCCAGGTAGTGACTACACAAGCAGAGCAGAATCAGGCAGTTCAGTTTAGAGAGCAGTCTACTCCTAAAATGGCAAGCCCTCGGGTGCCTTCTCAGGAACCCAAACGGCAAGAGCTTAGCAATTTGGTTGAACAGCGTGCTGAAGATAAACAACAGCATCGGACAACACCGCAACATGACCATGGCTCTGCTGTTACACCATTTAGAGATGCTCCAACATCTCTGAATCAGCTATTAGACAATACAGGAAACCCATCTTTGTCAGTGAAATCTCAAAATAATCCTCAAGTGGGTGGAGAACCTGTGCAGAAAGAAAGCCCTCATGCTCCACCAGCTCAGGAGAACCAACCTAATCCTCTTGTATCACAGAGCACAAATATTGCCACCTCCTTGTCTACAAGTGAAACTGATCAGAAACCTAAACCTGCTTCAGTATCAAGTCCGAATCTTGTAGCCAGTAGCAGTGCAAACCTGCAGTCTGTCAGTGCTGTATCAAGTGTTAGCTCAAACCAAACTGTGCTCCTAAGTCTCACTTCAATACCCAACCCTTCAGTTGGTTCAAATCACAACCTTATACCCATCTCAAATGCATCTCAAACTGTTTTGCAAAGGCCCATCTCATCAGTTACAACGCCACAAAATCAGATCACGGTCTTTGTAACCTCTAATCCCATTAGCTCTGCTACCAACACGGCTTCTGTCGTTCCTCCTGCTGTTGTATCCAAGGTACTGGCAGttccaaataaaaacataagacCTCCTGATATTCGTCAACAAAATCCTACCCAAACACGTCCACAGTTCATCGCAGGATCTGTGTATTCAATATTTCAAGCTACGCCGGTATCATCAAGTGCTAATGTCATGTCTCAGCCTGTCACTATGGTTGGTCCCATAGTCTCTGCAAATATCCAGCTTACTCCTACCCCAGTGTTAACTACATCACAACCCTCTGCGCAAGCATCAACATCTGTGTTGAAAACCTCGCCTGCTGTCAGCATAGCTGCTACTCAGCAGAGCCGCACTGTTATTGGGCAGCTTCAAGTTCAAGTACCTACAAATAAGTTTCCCCATGTAAACGTAGTGCCCTCACCTCAACAGCCAGGACCTGGAGGTCCCAAACAGGAGAGTGTCTCTGAAGCTAGTGGCCCAAAATCTAGTCCTGTTGGGCAGTCTGCGTTACATTATGGCATGTCCTTACCTTTTCAGCAGCTATTGGCTTCCCCACCTGCTTGCTCTAGCCCAGGGGCTACAGCTGTTGCCGGCAGAAGTCCCCTGTCTCCAACTACATCGTTAGCCAAAAGCAGTCCAGTCCAGACTGTTGTAAGCAAAAGCACCACGCCTAGCATATCTTCAAGCAATTCCGATGATCAAAAGGAGCGGACCCCTGTCACTCAGATTGGAAAGACTTTGGATGTTGCCACAACTAAAGCTTCTTGTGCGGTTACATCTGAAATGGTATCGGCACTCCAGCCCACTGCTCCAGTGACTATTCCAGCTGCTCAAATAGTGTCTCAGCAATCTGCACTTTCTCCAAAAGTGTCTTCTCCTGAACCTGTGCCCACTCCTTCACCAGTCCCTACTTCTACAGCATCATCTAATATGCCGCCACCAGCCTCTACCCCTGGAATGGTTCACCTATCTAGTCCTGTTGCTACTTCTTCACCACCTTCTAGTTTGCCTGCAGTTATAGTTTCTGAACCCACTGCTGCTCCAGGACCTCCCACTACAACGTCCGGCTCCTCCACAGCAACAAACGCACAGCTCTCTGGGGAAGAGCAACCTTCACTGGTGGAGACTAGTGGACCTGACTCTGCTGAAACAAAAGCAATTGTAGATGCTCCTGGCATCTCAG CTCATCCTGAAGCTCCACAAGAAGACCAAGCTTCATGTGGTCAAGCTG GACAAGGGGTTACCACTGTAGCAGAGCAAGG ATGGGCAAAGAAAAGAAAGACGCCCGTCATCTTAGCCCCAAG GGATACAAGGGCCACCACTGAGAAAGCAAAAGGTCCTAGTCGACGAAGCTCACGAACAGACAAGGAACCTGAGGAAGAAGCATCCGACAGTGGACAGAGAAAAAGAGTTGCTAGGCCAGGCTCAGCCTCATCCAACACAGGAAAAGGTGCAG AATCAAGCACTGGAGCCAGTCCCACGCAGGCAAAACGAAGGAAGTCAAAGTAA